From Zingiber officinale cultivar Zhangliang chromosome 5B, Zo_v1.1, whole genome shotgun sequence, the proteins below share one genomic window:
- the LOC121985136 gene encoding uncharacterized protein LOC121985136 isoform X2, whose protein sequence is MCIKGASNMPWKERKQLENRKVVHLAPHALSVAKPAMKNQKKRELKQQERDLILSRFTRNRSRTDSKDRMLKPEERIPDTENE, encoded by the exons GTGCATCCAATATGCCATGGAAGGAGCGGAAGCAACtggagaatagaaaagttgtccACTTAG CACCGCACGCGTTGAGTGTGGCAAAACCTGCTATGAAAAATCAGAAGAAAAGAGAGCTAAAGCAACAGgaacgg GACTTGATTCTCAGCCGGTTCACAAGGAATCGATCAAGGACGGACAGTAAAGATAGGATGCTGAAGCCGGAGGAGCGGATTCCGGATACTGAAAACGAGTGA
- the LOC121985136 gene encoding uncharacterized protein LOC121985136 isoform X1 — protein sequence MYSRPVTNESADQDSESEEIDIRKIFKDIEDLGASNMPWKERKQLENRKVVHLAPHALSVAKPAMKNQKKRELKQQERDLILSRFTRNRSRTDSKDRMLKPEERIPDTENE from the exons ATGTATAGTAGGCCAGTTACAAATGAATCTGCTGACCAGGACAGTGAGAGTGAAGAGATTGACATCAGGAAGATATTTAAAGACATTGAAGACTTGG GTGCATCCAATATGCCATGGAAGGAGCGGAAGCAACtggagaatagaaaagttgtccACTTAG CACCGCACGCGTTGAGTGTGGCAAAACCTGCTATGAAAAATCAGAAGAAAAGAGAGCTAAAGCAACAGgaacgg GACTTGATTCTCAGCCGGTTCACAAGGAATCGATCAAGGACGGACAGTAAAGATAGGATGCTGAAGCCGGAGGAGCGGATTCCGGATACTGAAAACGAGTGA